In Frankiales bacterium, the DNA window CACCCCTTCGGCATGACCGGCGCCCGCATCACCACCACCCTGATCCACTCCCTGACCCACCACGACAAGCAGATCGGCCTCGAGACCATGTGCGTCGGCGGCGGCCAGGGCATGGCCATGGTCCTCGAACGCCTCAGCTAGCACCCACCCGCGGGCGGGCGGCCGCTCACGCCTGGGGGTCGGACCCCCACCGCCGGCGCAGCTCGGGCTTGTCGATCTTCAGGCTCGCCGTGCGCGGGAGCGGGTCGTCCACGAAGCGCACGGTCGTGGGCTTCTTGTACGACGCGATCCGCTCGCGGGCCGCGGCGATCACGGCCGCCTCGTCCAGGGACGGGTCCGAGCGGCGCGCCACGGCCACCACCGTCTCGCCCCACTTCTCGTCCGGCACGCCGAACACCGCGATCTCCTCCAGGCCGGGGAGGTCCACCAGCGCCGCCTCGACCTCGGCCGGGAACACGTTCATGCCGCCGGACACGATCATGTCCTTGAGCCGGTCGGTGACGTAGAGGTAGCCGGCCTCGTCGAGGCGTCCGATGTCGCCCGTGCGCAGCCGGCCGTCGACGACGGCCTCGGCGGTGGCGTCCGGGCGCTTGTAGTAGCCGGCGAACATGGTGTCCGAGCCCACCGTGATCTCGCCCGGCTCACCGGGCGGCAGGACTCGGCCGTCGGCGTCGACGATGGTCAGGTCCATGATGTGCACGGCCCGGCCGGAGCTGGCGAAGACGTCGTCCGCCTCGCACCCGGCCTCCCAGTCCGCGCTCTCCGTGCGGGTCACCGAGGAGCCGGTCTCGGTCATGCCGTACGCCGTCGCGAACCGGCCCCGGGTGGCCTCCACCACGCGCTGGACCACCGGCGCGGGCATCTGGGAGCCCGAGTGCATGGCCGTGCGCAGGGTGTCCAGCACGCGCGGCTGGCGGCCGAGCTCCTCGGCGAACGCGGAGGCCAGCGGGGTGGGCACGTAGGTGAAGTTCGAGCCCTCCTCGATCATCCGGGCGCACCACTCGTCGGCCGGCAGCCCGGACATGAACGACAGCTCGCCGCCCAGGAAGAGATGGGGCAGCACCACGC includes these proteins:
- a CDS encoding AMP-binding protein, coding for MPIDTAGSLLTRAITRAGDRVALRGGGQVRTHRQLLENASRFANALAGAGLRPGDHVALMVADRVESVEAYVGCLIGGFPAIHVNDRWAPREVEAVLAEADARAFLYTGHVAPKLAGLAALEDIGVVVAVGERADGRHLDWQTLLAAASTSTPDVPRGPDDLTIVGFTSGTTGTPKGVMHTQYSMLRILQHMPVHFDLRPRSRCAMTGTLSFVAGIWGVVLPHLFLGGELSFMSGLPADEWCARMIEEGSNFTYVPTPLASAFAEELGRQPRVLDTLRTAMHSGSQMPAPVVQRVVEATRGRFATAYGMTETGSSVTRTESADWEAGCEADDVFASSGRAVHIMDLTIVDADGRVLPPGEPGEITVGSDTMFAGYYKRPDATAEAVVDGRLRTGDIGRLDEAGYLYVTDRLKDMIVSGGMNVFPAEVEAALVDLPGLEEIAVFGVPDEKWGETVVAVARRSDPSLDEAAVIAAARERIASYKKPTTVRFVDDPLPRTASLKIDKPELRRRWGSDPQA
- a CDS encoding acetyl-CoA C-acyltransferase (Catalyzes the synthesis of acetoacetyl coenzyme A from two molecules of acetyl coenzyme A. It can also act as a thiolase, catalyzing the reverse reaction and generating two-carbon units from the four-carbon product of fatty acid oxidation), encoding HPFGMTGARITTTLIHSLTHHDKQIGLETMCVGGGQGMAMVLERLS